The following nucleotide sequence is from Aspergillus luchuensis IFO 4308 DNA, chromosome 1, nearly complete sequence.
CTTACCGCGATGGCGTACAAACGTTGCTTCTGGTGTCACCCCGGTAGtcataataaaaatagcACCAGGCTCAATTAGCATAGCTGTAGGATCACAATTGTCGGTTCACTATTTCGGTGGATTGAAAGACGGGATATGCGTTTCATCCATCGTCGCTAGGGGAGTGTCAGTGTGCCACAGGCTGAGGTGGGGATTCTACGGCGGTATAAGGACAGTTACATGCCGATATGTTGGAAGTTAGTTATCTCTTACTGTTCCACTACCCGATGCGATTACCTGCAGCGCAGGCGTGGCGAAAATTACACTGGCTTCGTTCACATTGCCGTCGCTGAAACCAGTATGTTCCTCCCGAGAAGACAGATGTTGCATCTTGTGACATGTTGAAGGTAATGTATTAATAAACTTGTGACTGGTACACAATGTCTATGTGTATAAGAAAACCAAATGAAATGGTATAtgccaaaaaggaaaatagatAGAATGAGGTCCGGAACGCCATACCGTCCGTGGGTCATCGACAACATGAAGAAGCATAAGCATAAGCATAGACATGAGAAGCATAGCGGACATAGACGGACGTAAAGTGCCAAGGGTGATCACCCGGCAACAAACAGAAGGGTATATTCAACAGCATCATGACGCAAAGGGTATAAGGCAGAGTAAAAAGCATCATGACACTAATCGGTTCGCGACCGCTTGGTCGTCCGACGCTTAGGGACGTCCCAGTGGTGAAACGAGCGCAGGTGTTCAATCAGATGGTCGCGACGCGGAAACCCATTGCCATCCTTGCGCAGACATTCTTGTACTGGGCAGTCCTGAAACACGGGGTTGTGGACGCTGGCGTGATGCCGTTTCAGGTCGGCGGGACGTGTGAACGCCTTGCCGCAGTCGCGGCACGAAAAGGGTTTGACGGGTCTGGCCAGGTCTATTAGTTTACGGTCGGAAAATTTTTCTGTTAGGGCGGAAACCATACCTAGAGTTGTCTAATGCGTCGCAAGTCTCTTCCGGAGAGTATACGACCTCAGTGTTGGGAGTGGTCGATTGCGGTGCAACCCATTCCCCGCCCGGTACAGGCACCGGAGGTGTTTGTGTTTGAAGGAAAGTGTATGTTTCCGGCGAGTACATGAGAGAAGGAGTGAAGTTGTAGTAGGCGTTGAAAGGGGAGGAATTGACGGATGATGTGAAGGAGGTGGAGTCGTAGGAGGATGGTTCGAAGGAAGGTTGGGTCATGGGCAGATCGGTCGCCGCCATGGTGTACATGGTGTTATCGAAATATCCGAAAGCCGATTGCATGGAGTCATCACTGCTTTCCGAATAGGATCTTTGTTCGAGAGGAGGGCATGATGGAATGTTGTGGTGCTGCGGCGGGAAGGTCAGTTGGGGAGTAACGCGCGAGGGAGCGAACGAGAGAggtgagaggaggagggaagagtgGAGACGGATCGAGACCCTGATGATCGGGGAAAACATACCATTGCAGTGGAGGCAAACATGATGGAGTGTAGGATGGGGAAGAATCAATTGGTAGGAGGGACAGGACCAGCAGCTCAATGGCCGAATTGTTCTGGAAGAAAAATGGAAGACTTGCCTGGCCATCGTGACTGGGCCCCGGGTTTTTATAACCACATTTTTCTTCAATTCTTTGATCCAGGTCGACCTACGGAATACGTCGCACTTGCATTAGGCCAGGACGGTGGTCTCCACCCATGAGCCCAAAACCGCCAGAGCCAGACGGTGCTAAGCAACACGAACGCACCCACGGCGACATCATCAGGTGAGCCCGCTCCTATGATCTTCCACTAGGAGTCCGCGCAGATTGGATGGGGGAGGTCGGGAATGCAGGAGGAATCGCAGCCAACACACAGCCCCCCCGGCTCTGAGCGCTCATTGGCGAGGGTGAGCCACGAAAGTGAAGCAATCCTGGCTAGTGCTGACGCTAGAAACGCCGAAGAAGCATTCGAAACTTCTTCCAGGCTTCCAGAGGCCTTCCATGGCTGTGATTGGCAGAGGTCGAGTCTTGGGACGGAAAATAACCAGCGATGGTGTCCACTCCGGGCCGAGAGAGGAGCCAGACGAGCCAGACAAGGAAGACGGACTCGCTGTGTGGcctgctgaagaaggaaaaggaccGGAACGAGGGTCTGCGGTGACACGACAGCGAGACCGCAATATCGTCATAGGGTGCGAtcccccacaacaacaaaGAGTCGGTGGAGCCCGTCGGCCGTGCTGGAACTGGCTGGCTTTGGACTAGAAAGGTTTTCTGGGACGGACtactgacgatgatgatgatgatgactgaccgatgtggatgtgctttttttttttttggtccttttccccttccctagTCGGGAATTCGTCCGTTTGTTCGCCTTGTTGTGGTCCGACATGGCCATTCGTTAAATGAAAGGCACGCGGACCGTTCATCGGAAGGCTCCGATGATAAATGTAGTAACAGTAAGAAGATCTGATCCTCTTTTCTAGCTTTGCAATTGATTGTTATGATTGATCGCTTGCAATCCACGGTCGCGGAGAGAGCGGCTCCTCCACCAAAGCAAAAAAAAGTACGAACGAACCACGAGTCTTGTCACGAGAACCTTGTGAATGAATAACTTTGGGGCtctggggaaggaagaaaaggcagaTCTGACGGGAGTGTCACTCCTTGCTTGAATTCCCATCAACCTGAGTGGATGATTTTTGACCCTGGTGATGGGTGCACTGTGCAGCCTGTTCCTGCTGGACGGAAATTTCGCTATTTCTCCCGACCGAccgaggagatggagcaaaTCGGCACGGGCTTTCCGGGCGTTTCGTCAACCGCTTCTCCCACACATTTTCCACCCGCCAAGTGCGCGATTCCACAGCCTTGTGGTTGGTGCCAAGCAGCGTCTGTCTGGGGAAAACAGCAGGGACTGGTACACTCTGGCTCCCTATGACGACGACAaccttggggatggggaatgATAGTATCGCACAGCCCCCCCTTGCGACCGGGGTgaaggttgatgatgatgatgaccactTCCCCGGGCTAGGTTAGTACCTAGATAGCGAGCAGGATTGAAGCTCATCAATGCAAGTGTAAAATGCCTCACATCGGTACTAAAGAGTTGCTTCAATCCTTCCCGTGAGTGATTAATATGTCAGAAGGTTTGAACAAGTGAGGCGACTGCGCGATATTCTCCTGATAATCTCTCATTTGCTTCACCATCGCGATGGGACAATCTATTCTTGTACACTGACTGACAATCACAACACCCGCAAGTGGCTTAGCTTGGGGTTTCCTCCTATTCACCGCCTGCTACGAATGCGACGAatgctgcctgaggtctggcttcaactactactacaccacATCATAATTTAGAGATACTCCACAAATATTCACCGTGCACTTGAATTAATCTACTTAATCAAGTTTATTGAGAACATGGTGAAACCATAGCAGAGCACTGAAATGTAAACCGAAGCAATTCTGAGACCGGCAAAAGTAATTTGTCGCGGAGGCTGGGCCGCCAAGAATAGCACTACCATAACCTTCCAATTACAGCAGGCGGTCAGACAATGCCATAACCCACTCTCTCACCACTTGGTGAAGATGCCAACaccactagtagtagtattcttcCTACAACTTTGTGCCATGTGGATCGCGACAATTCATCCAGTTGTCGGGCAATCCACAGAGAGCCTCGGACGGAGGACATTATTCCGTACTAACTCTGTCCAAGTGCGTCacggggaaaaagaagagctAAACGGAGAGGTGATCGATTGGTCGCTACCGAGGTTTTGTTTAGCCCTTTAGTGTTTATCGCACTAAGTAGAGACTTACTTCAAGGGGAAAAATGAGTTATTAAGTTGGTACTTTTGTACTACACAAATTCCGATCTATTTCgtgttttcctttttccttggCTTCACTATTGGTTGGATGTGTTAATCATCGTCCAGCCacatcattatcatcccACCCGTCTAGGGGAACTTAGTGCTTGTTCctatcttctttctctagGTATCCCTGAGTACGGGGGTAGTTAGTCTAACTATCTTTCTGGGCGTTTTCTGCAAGCACCGCTCTTGACAGGGATTCCCTTGCCGATTTTACCGATCAACAGACAAGTTTAGTCAAGTACTATGGACTCGATTATTCCATCTCAAATGGTCAATGTACGGTAACAACAAGCATCACTACCTAAAGTCATGGTTGCATCCCATAAGCCACCATGTAAGAACAGCACAGAACTCCCATGTCTCGTAGACTCGTCCCTGCATGCTCCCCCCTCCGAAGACTTGGATGAAACAACAGATCGTTAAACAGATGGCAACACAATCACCAATTGCATAGACACATTGATTAAACTTAACTCCCATATTTCCGTGCATCCTTGCTAATAAAGCCAAACCCAACCGACCGAGGCACTTTTCCACTTATCTTCATCGAACCCAGCCATGTACAGAGACCTCTCATGTTTGTGCATCATTCGATTACAATTCATCCTCCAGGTATTTGTAGACGAACTTGAAGTCAGCCTTACGACGGTTCATCCTGCAAGGGTTGTGTTTGTTAGCGGGACTCTTTCTATGGTCTTCGGGAATTCCGAGTGGGTTACTTACCATGTACTTTCATAATCGAAGAAGCGATATGTGCCCTGCTCGAACTCCTCCGTGATCGTCTTCGGCTCCTCGTGACGTTGGAACCAGGTTTGGTATTGCTTGTGGAAACGCCAGCTTTGGTTCTTCAATGCCTTGGCCGCGAGATACTGCTGGTAACTGCCTTGTCGGTAGTAGAACAGGTAGAACAGTGTATCCGTGTCGATGCGCCCGGTTTCGTACAAGCGCGGATCATCAAAGATAGTGAGCGGTTCCTGAGGATAGTATAGAGGCGTATTGTAAGGGTTCTGAGGCTTGTAATGGCGAGgcttctccgcatcggcAGGTTCCGGGCAGTTCGCGAGGGATGTTGCAAGCATGCGCTGCACTGACGGGGACGCGTTGGCTGCGCTTGCTGACGCCCGGGACCTCGTGACCTCGAACGACTGAATAAGATCCTGCAGGCCGGGAGGCAGGTGGAAGATCGATTCCTcgctctcctgctcctcttgCTTACTCGTCGCCTCACCGTTCGGCGCGGGCTGCTCCTTGGCAGCTGCTGGGGCCTCCGCTTTCTCCATTGTTTGTGACGATGTGTTCGCAGCAGCCACGTTGGGGCTGACGGAAGGTGTTTTTGATCGTGCACCGGTGATGTCCTCCGCCGCTATCGTGAGGACCGGTGCGGGCTTGGATGAAGTAGGTTGTACCGATGCAACGCTCGGCGAAGCAGTGGCTGAAGCTTTGTTTGCAGGCACAGCGTGCGGGAAAGCGGGGCTTGCGCCTGGAGGTGGCGGAAGTGGTGCAATGCCCACCCCGTTCTTGTCacttgctgcagctgcagcggcagcggatGCGTACTTGAGTGTTTCTCCGGGGAGGCGGGTAGGCGGTGGTGCGGGTTTCATGCCTGAGGCGGCAGTCGTGGAGGTCGACGGATGAAGTGTTGCTAACACAGGTAGAGGTGATTTCATCTGTGCAGATGGCCTTCGAAGTCCTGCGCTCTCCCCCTTGTTGACCTTGGGCTTGATTTCCGGCTCCTCGTCTTGAATCGATTGGGTATCTTGCGAGGATACCTTATCGTTGTCCCCTGTCATGCCGAACTGCACCTCTGCCTCGTTGTCCAGGTTCAGGTCGTCGTACAAGGTTTCATCCTCGCCAGAGTAGTCAATGTTGTGCCCATCTTCCACATAGTACTTAATGCTTTCCTTGATATCCAGCACCTGAGGGACTTCGAGGTTTCCGTTCTGCAGCGACCGTAGCAACAGTTCCAACTTATTGACATGCCACTTATGGCGATCTGTTAAGCGTGCAAGGTCTGACAGGCGGTTCGTCTTGGCCAcatccttcttgcccttcttcattTGCATATGCAGCGTTTCCTCTTCGGCTTCGAAGGACTCGATCTTCTGTTGCAGCTCATCCACCATGTTTGATAGGAAGTCGCACGTctcgaccttctccttctctttagGATCTAACCTGGATGCAGCCGACAACCCTTCTTTCGAATATGCCtttgtcttcatctccttctcgaccgCCTTGAACTGTTCCATGCACTATCAGATAACACAAGTTAGCAGCAGCCCCTCATTGAGTAAGCGCTTCAACAGGGATCGGATAAGCCCACAGTCTCAATGGCCCTGCGCTGCTCTAGCAGCGGCCCCTTATCCTTGACCTCATTTCCTGATGCCCATGATTTGATTTGGTCACGATATCGTTGTAGCTTCTTGATCTCCCGTTTCAGGTTCTCCTCGAGCTTATCCCGTTGCGTGATATTTGATGTTGACCGGATCTTCTCATAGATACCCTCGAATGTTTGAATACCCTCGGCAACCTTCTTGAAGGTCTTGTCGATCTCCTGCTGCGTCTTCCGGGACGTCATTGCTGCGATTCACCATGCACAGGTCGGTAAATCTCGAAGGCTGGTCAGGATACAGGAAGCAGGTGGATGCGGGAGGGGGCCGAAGGAATGGaacagaggaagatgagtgCGTATGTAAAGAAAAGATGAATACTATGAGAACGCGTCGCGAGGCAACTCTCAACACCAAACGCGCGCGAGCGTGTCTGTATATGCGAAGCTCTTTAGACGAGTGAATCTCCTGATACTTTGTCTGGTCGTCCAGAAGCTGGGATAGAGGCCTAAAAGGGTAGGCGGTCACAAATGCTCACAAGCACTCACATTCATGCCCCGTTCTCTACTTTGGGTGGAGGCGAAACCAGGTTCGAGATTCAACCATTTCGCACAGCTGCTCATATTGCTGTGGATCTGTTTGACCTTATTGACTATCTAGCCCATTCCAGGATGATTTACGTCTGCCTCCGCTTCCGCTAATGTCCTGAGAATATTAGGTCTGTGTGTTTCCCGTTTTCAGTATCCCGCCGCATTTGGTCCGTCCGTTGATCATCAAGTGACTGACTGGCAAACCCCCATTTCATAGAAAGCGCAACAACAATTCCGACAGTCTTCAGAGCCCTATTTCCTCAGCGCATGCTGCCCTACTCCTTACTCTTCTAAACGACACATCAAAAATCACCATGAAAGGTGCGCAATGCAATCCCACCCGACCTTATAACCAATAGCTAGCTAATTATGCGTCGCCCCCTCAGCCGTCCTACAACGAGTCAAGTCCGCCTCGGTCACCGTGGATGGCCACCTAATCTCCTCGATCGGACAAGGCATTCTCGTCCTCGCCGGCGTAGGAAAGGAAGATACCGAGAAAGATGCCGACTCAATGATCGGGCGGGTATTGAAGGCGAAGCTATGGCCCGACGAGAACGACAAATCGGTATAATATACAAACCCATACCCTTCCCCGCAATACCAATCCAGCATATTCTAACCCACCTCTCCCAACAActagtggaagaagaacgtGCAGGACATAAATGGAGAGATTCTCTGCGGTATGCGCAACCTCACCTAACCAACACacacaaaccaaaccaaaccaagaaaagaaacccaCCCACTAACTATACATACAATAATTCAGTGTCCCAATTTACACTCTACGGCCACCTAAAAAAGGGCAACAAGCCCGACTTCCATGAAGCCGCCGATGCGGAGACCGCGCGCAAACTGTATGATTACTTCATTCAACGGTTGAGCGAATCGTACAAGCCCGAACGGGTGAAGAACGGGGTCTTCCAGGCGATGATGGAGGTCGAATTGAAGAACGACGGGCCGGTGGGTGTAGATTACCGCAGTGAAGATGCGGTGGTAAAGCTCttgccttctcctcttcctgctaATTCCTATATGTCCTCAAAATATATGCTAATCGTTCTGTGTTTTGTGTGTGACAGGTTACGATTGAGATTAATACGCAATTaccgaagaaggagaaaaaggaacaaCCGCCTGGCAAGGAGGATGGAAAGCCGCAGACATTCGAGTTTAAGTTGCCggcggagttgatggagtgAATTGTTTCTTCGATGGATTGATGAATATATGTTGAATCCTCTGCGGTCGGTCGGAAAAGAAATGATTGTGGGTGGCTATGACGGCCGACGGACcaacttcttttctttcaagTCAAATTGTATATACCATGTGATACCAATCAATAGATGCGAGGCATAGACGGGTGTGCTATGTAACTGGGACTACTTGAAACTTGCTACTGAATATTACATAGAACAGCTACACCGCTCGTACAGGTAGCATCTGGTCTTTCGTGGATTTCCAGCATGGTTTGTGTACTAGTGCATGGTGTATCGGGCTGTGCAATTTTGAAAGGCCCAAGATCTGGCAGGCAAGGAAGTGGTTACTACTTTACTAGTAATGGATCACGGCCACGGACCGTAAGAAGCCTACGATTCTCAGGTATAGATGAAAGATACGTTCATCGACCTGGTTTCGTAGCGCATAACGCTACTTTACCTGCGGGACTCGATTCCTTTCTATTGTACAGAGTGCTCTGGTCTGCTGCACCACATAGCATAGTGGACGCTAGAAGCCAACTCGAATCGAAGCGCAAAGCCCGTACGTCGTTGCATAGCCGCTGAGGATGAGTAAAGGTCTTTGGAAAAAATTCCTATTGTGCACCAATCCAATGCAATGGTTGTAAGAGAGATTAGACTTAGTTCTCACTTTTCACCCAAGGCTGGGGATTTTAAGAAACGGGAAAATTAAATCATGCAATCATGAATCATGACGTTAGTCTCTTCACGAGAAGAACTTCTGAGCGGTAGCCCTCTCGCGAGCCTGGCGGTCCTTGACGGCCTTCTTGACCCGGGCAATCTCGTTGGTAATGCCAGCATCACCAGGAGCCAGCTGAGAAGCCTCCTGGAGATCCTTGAgagcctcatcctcctccttcagaccGCTGTAGGCCACCGCGCGGCGGTAGTaagccttggccttgtcggCATCCTTGGCgtttgcagcagcagccgtttCGAGAGCATAAGTAGCCCAGGTCTGGCCATTCTTGAACTGACCAAGCTTGTTAGCAAGCAGAGATGAGTTCGAGTGCAGAGTGAAGCGGAGAGCCTTCATCTGGGGGTCCAGATCCTTGGGGTCCTGCTCATCGGGCTCAGGGAACTCGTTGAGATAACGCAGACCCTTCTGGTATTTCTCGAGACCGAGGGTCAGGTTTCCGCTCTTGAAAGCGGTGTTTCCAAAGTTCTTGAGCTCGGTCGCGATCTTGAAGCAGACAGGGGCGCTCAGCTCCTCTCCCTGGTGGTCATCGGGGAAGTCCTCATAAGGATCGCCAGTCGCGTCGGGGATCTGCTTATCAGCGTTTTCGTACTCGTCGCCGGTGAGCTCTCCGCAGTCGACAATAGTGACGTCGATGGTGGGCTTGTCGGCCTGGGTAGACATGTTCTCGATCTTGCGGACAACGCTCTTGCCGTTGATCACCTCACCGAAAACGACGTGCTTGCCATCCAGGTGGGGGGTGGGCACGGTAGTGATGAAGAACTGACTGCCGTTGGTACCGGGGCCGGAGTTGGCcatggagagaaggaagggacGGTCATGCTTGAGGTCGAAGTTCTCGTCAGGGAATTTCTCGCCATAGATCGACTCGCCGCCCGTGCCGTTGAACGCGGTGAAGTCACCACCCTGAATCATGAATTGCTTAATGACACGGTGGAAGATGGAGCCTATCCAGCGGTGTTTTGTTTAGTGATATGTTCTGGTGGTTCTGTGTACTTTCTGCGCACGCGGCCCCGCCGgagcgggggagggggaggaaaatCTGAAGCTGCCGGATTGGACCACCGTACCTTTGAAGTGCAATGGCTTGCCCTGCTTGC
It contains:
- the CPR6 gene encoding peptidyl-prolyl cis-trans isomerase cpr6 (COG:O;~EggNog:ENOG410PHJ3;~InterPro:IPR011990,IPR002130,IPR013105,IPR020892, IPR019734,IPR013026,IPR029000;~PFAM:PF07719,PF00160;~go_function: GO:0003755 - peptidyl-prolyl cis-trans isomerase activity [Evidence IEA];~go_function: GO:0005515 - protein binding [Evidence IEA];~go_process: GO:0000413 - protein peptidyl-prolyl isomerization [Evidence IEA];~go_process: GO:0006457 - protein folding [Evidence IEA]), giving the protein MADSERRPRVFFDIQIGKQKTGRIALELFNDVVPKTAENFRALCTGEKGMGKQGKPLHFKGSIFHRVIKQFMIQGGDFTAFNGTGGESIYGEKFPDENFDLKHDRPFLLSMANSGPGTNGSQFFITTVPTPHLDGKHVVFGEVINGKSVVRKIENMSTQADKPTIDVTIVDCGELTGDEYENADKQIPDATGDPYEDFPDDHQGEELSAPVCFKIATELKNFGNTAFKSGNLTLGLEKYQKGLRYLNEFPEPDEQDPKDLDPQMKALRFTLHSNSSLLANKLGQFKNGQTWATYALETAAAANAKDADKAKAYYRRAVAYSGLKEEDEALKDLQEASQLAPGDAGITNEIARVKKAVKDRQARERATAQKFFS
- the NOT5 gene encoding CNOT2/3/5 family protein (COG:K;~EggNog:ENOG410PIR5;~InterPro:IPR012270,IPR007207,IPR007282,IPR040168, IPR038635;~PFAM:PF04065,PF04153;~go_component: GO:0005634 - nucleus [Evidence IEA];~go_component: GO:0030015 - CCR4-NOT core complex [Evidence IEA];~go_process: GO:0006355 - regulation of transcription, DNA-templated [Evidence IEA]); the encoded protein is MTSRKTQQEIDKTFKKVAEGIQTFEGIYEKIRSTSNITQRDKLEENLKREIKKLQRYRDQIKSWASGNEVKDKGPLLEQRRAIETCMEQFKAVEKEMKTKAYSKEGLSAASRLDPKEKEKVETCDFLSNMVDELQQKIESFEAEEETLHMQMKKGKKDVAKTNRLSDLARLTDRHKWHVNKLELLLRSLQNGNLEVPQVLDIKESIKYYVEDGHNIDYSGEDETLYDDLNLDNEAEVQFGMTGDNDKVSSQDTQSIQDEEPEIKPKVNKGESAGLRRPSAQMKSPLPVLATLHPSTSTTAASGMKPAPPPTRLPGETLKYASAAAAAAASDKNGVGIAPLPPPPGASPAFPHAVPANKASATASPSVASVQPTSSKPAPVLTIAAEDITGARSKTPSVSPNVAAANTSSQTMEKAEAPAAAKEQPAPNGEATSKQEEQESEESIFHLPPGLQDLIQSFEVTRSRASASAANASPSVQRMLATSLANCPEPADAEKPRHYKPQNPYNTPLYYPQEPLTIFDDPRLYETGRIDTDTLFYLFYYRQGSYQQYLAAKALKNQSWRFHKQYQTWFQRHEEPKTITEEFEQGTYRFFDYESTW
- a CDS encoding uncharacterized protein (COG:S;~EggNog:ENOG410PTEP;~InterPro:IPR036236,IPR013087;~PFAM:PF00096) — its product is MARQVFHFSSRTIRPLSCWSCPSYQLILPHPTLHHVCLHCNGMFSPIIRVSIRLHSSLLLSPLSFAPSRVTPQLTFPPQHHNIPSCPPLEQRSYSESSDDSMQSAFGYFDNTMYTMAATDLPMTQPSFEPSSYDSTSFTSSVNSSPFNAYYNFTPSLMYSPETYTFLQTQTPPVPVPGGEWVAPQSTTPNTEVVYSPEETCDALDNSRPVKPFSCRDCGKAFTRPADLKRHHASVHNPVFQDCPVQECLRKDGNGFPRRDHLIEHLRSFHHWDVPKRRTTKRSRTD
- the DTD1 gene encoding D-aminoacyl-tRNA deacylase (BUSCO:EOG09264ZQC;~COG:J;~EggNog:ENOG410PPBZ;~InterPro:IPR003732,IPR023509;~PFAM:PF02580;~go_component: GO:0005737 - cytoplasm [Evidence IEA];~go_function: GO:0002161 - aminoacyl-tRNA editing activity [Evidence IEA];~go_function: GO:0051499 - D-aminoacyl-tRNA deacylase activity [Evidence IEA]) — protein: MKAVLQRVKSASVTVDGHLISSIGQGILVLAGVGKEDTEKDADSMIGRVLKAKLWPDENDKSWKKNVQDINGEILCVSQFTLYGHLKKGNKPDFHEAADAETARKLYDYFIQRLSESYKPERVKNGVFQAMMEVELKNDGPVTIEINTQLPKKEKKEQPPGKEDGKPQTFEFKLPAELME